One part of the Lotus japonicus ecotype B-129 chromosome 2, LjGifu_v1.2 genome encodes these proteins:
- the LOC130739102 gene encoding 1-aminocyclopropane-1-carboxylate oxidase 1, with product MAIPIIDFSTLNGDKRGETMALLHEACKNWGCFLIENHGIDKSLMEKVKQLINTHYEENLKQSFYESEKAKSLEKKQKASDIDWESAFFIWHRPKSNIKQISNLSEELRQTMDQYIEKLIQLAEDLSGLMSENLGLEKDYIKKAFSGSDGPAMGTKVAKYPQCPNPELVRGLREHTDAGGIILLLQDDQVPGLEFSKDGKWVEIPPSKNNAIFINTGDQIEVLSNGLYKSVVHRVMADKNGSRLSIASFYNPIGEAIISPAPKLLYPSNYRYGDYLELYGKTKFGDKGPRFESIKNVVNGDYNLVP from the exons ATGGCTATCCCTATCATAGATTTCAGCACTCTCAATGGAGACAAAAGGGGTGAAACCATGGCACTTCTGCATGAGGCTTGTAAGAACTGGGGGTGCTTTCTG ATTGAGAACCATGGAATTGACAAGAGCCTTATGGAGAAGGTGAAGCAGCTGATTAACACTCACTATGAGGAAAACCTGAAGCAAAGCTTTTACGAGTCTGAGAAAGCAAAGAGCTTGGAGAAAAAACAGAAAGCTTCTGATATAGATTGGGAAAGTGCTTTCTTCATTTGGCATCGTCCCAAATCTAACATCAAGCAGATTTCAAACCTCTCTGAGGAGCTTCG GCAAACAATGGATCAGTACATTGAAAAACTCATTCAACTAGCAGAGGACTTATCTGGGCTCATGAGTGAAAACCTTGGTTTGGAGAAGGATTACATCAAGAAAGCATTTTCTGGAAGTGATGGTCCAGCAATGGGAACAAAAGTAGCCAAGTACCCTCAATGTCCAAACCCAGAACTGGTGAGAGGACTCAGAGAGCACACAGATGCTGGTGGTATCATCCTTTTGCTCCAGGATGATCAAGTTCCTGGATTGGAGTTTTCCAAAGATGGCAAATGGGTGGAGATCCCACCTTCAAAGAACAATGCCATTTTTATCAACACAGGTGACCAAATTGAAGTGTTGAGCAATGGATTGTATAAGAGTGTTGTACACAGGGTCATGGCTGATAAGAATGGAAGCAGACTTTCGATTGCAAGTTTTTATAACCCAATTGGTGAAGCCATTATTTCCCCTGCTCCTAAACTCTTGTATCCAAGTAATTACCGCTATGGTGATTATTTGGAGCTTTATGGAAAAACCAAGTTCGGTGATAAGGGTCCCAGATTTGAGTCCATCAAGAATGTGGTAAATGGGGACTATAATCTTGTACCTTGA